In the Phycisphaerales bacterium genome, AACTCTTACACGACGTTTTTCAGATAACTCTCAATTTGTACGATTGATGCGTCCCACAAGCGACGCTCATAAACAACTCATTATCCATCAAGCACATAAGCACATGATGTGGGGAACCAAGGTTTGAAGGGAAACTCCCGCCATCACCGATGGCCACGTATCTATATTTCAACAAGACTATCTCGGACTATCGAAGGTGATCGGCTTAACCGATCAGCCAACTCCATCTGTCAGAAGCACTTCGCACTCATGGCTATGGCAACAACCTGCGACTCAGCGGCTTGGATTCCGAGGTCGACGCTCAGTAGTACCGCCAGTCTGTTCACGAACTGCACGGCTAATGGACTTACGGATTGCTCGACGGCGGCGCTCGGACGGCTTCTCAAAATACTGCCGTCGCTTCACGTCCTTGGTCAGGCCTTCCTTCTCACACAGCTTTTTGAAGCGGCGCAGCATCTGCCCCACTGATTCGTTGTGCCGTGTCTTGATTCGGATCGCCATTAAAAGTGCCTTCCTGACTCAAAGTTGAGCGGGGTATTAGATCGGAAGTTGGCCGTGTTGGCAAGTGGTAAAGACCACTGAGCTCGGCATAAATAATCGACAGCCTGCCATAGTAGTCCACGATTTACAGAAAGGGGGCCATGCGGGCCCCCATTTTTGCGATCTTGAGGCCAGAACCTCGGAGAACACCAGTGGTATCCCTAGACTGCCGATATAGTCACTTGGAGTGCATAAAATGACCCTCTTGGTTGATACCTACAACGTTCTGCATGTCGTCGGCGTACTTCCCGATTCTCTGGCGGGCATCAATGTGGCTGGTCTCGCCAAACTCATTGGATTAAGCCGTTATCGGGGAAAAAAGTCTTTTCTGGTCTGTGATGGCGTCTCTGGGGCAAAAACAAGTTTGCCTGATCAAATCCAGGTGGTCTTTTCTGGCTCAAAGCTCACAGCTGACCAGGTCATCGTGGCCAAGGTTTTGGCTGCAAGCTACCCCCGTCAAATCACAGTGGTCACCTCAGATCGAGCTATCCAAAGAGCCGTCCGACGACGCAAGGCCAAGACGATCCCCAGTCCAGACTTTTTAGAGCATCTCGTGGCTGATGCTGAAAATGCCAATATTCAATCCAAGGGTGCCCAATCTAAACCGAGCCCCAAAGGGCCATTGAGTGAAACGGCCATCGAGGCATGGGCTCAATATCTCGATATTGATCTTGAGCA is a window encoding:
- a CDS encoding NYN domain-containing protein, translating into MTLLVDTYNVLHVVGVLPDSLAGINVAGLAKLIGLSRYRGKKSFLVCDGVSGAKTSLPDQIQVVFSGSKLTADQVIVAKVLAASYPRQITVVTSDRAIQRAVRRRKAKTIPSPDFLEHLVADAENANIQSKGAQSKPSPKGPLSETAIEAWAQYLDIDLEQFDLSELAPPSPAKVPKPQSTPAPPPSKPAQKQDGPKYVRAQPDFPPDILAEARRLLDEKD
- the rpsU gene encoding 30S ribosomal protein S21, which translates into the protein MAIRIKTRHNESVGQMLRRFKKLCEKEGLTKDVKRRQYFEKPSERRRRAIRKSISRAVREQTGGTTERRPRNPSR